The proteins below come from a single Zea mays cultivar B73 chromosome 8, Zm-B73-REFERENCE-NAM-5.0, whole genome shotgun sequence genomic window:
- the LOC103634875 gene encoding probable aspartic protease At2g35615: MEATMLLLLALLLLARQCTASDAAGEAGGFSVDFIHRDSARSPFAQPSLPPHARALAAARRSLRGAALGRYVGGASPAPGPVPEADGGVESKIITRSFEYLMYVNVGTPPAQMLAIADTGSDLVWVNCSSNGGGGGASDGAVVFHPSRSTTYSLLSCQSAACQALSQASCDADSECQYQYAYGDGSRTIGVLSTETFSFAAAGGGGEGQVRVPRVSFGCSTGSAGSFRSDGLVGLGAGALSLVSQLGAAARIARRFSYCLVPPYAAANSSSTLSFGARAVVSDPGAASTPLVPSEVDSYYTVALESVAVAGQDVASANSSRIIVDSGTTLTFLDPALLRPLVAELERRIRLPRAQPPEQLLQLCYDVQGKSQAEDFGIPDVTLRFGGGASVTLRPENTFSLLEEGTLCLVLVPVSESQPVSILGNIAQQNFHVGYDLDARTVTFAAVDCTRSSASS, from the coding sequence ATGGAagcgacgatgcttctcctcctaGCCCTCCTCCTCCTAGCACGGCAATGCACGGCCTCCGATGCTGCCGGTGAAGCAGGCGGGTTCAGCGTAGACTTCATCCACCGCGACTCCGCCAGGTCGCCGTTCGCCCAGCCCTCGCTGCCCCCGCACGCCCGGGCGCTCGCGGCCGCGCGCCGCTCGCTCCGGGGCGCCGCGCTCGGGCGCTACGTCGGCGGCGCGTCGCCCGCGCCTGGGCCCGTGCCCGAAGCCGACGGCGGCGTCGAGTCCAAGATCATCACCAGGTCGTTCGAGTACCTCATGTACGTGAACGTCGGCACGCCGCCGGCGCAGATGCTCGCCATCGCCGACACCGGCAGCGACCTCGTGTGGGTGAACTGcagcagcaacggcggcggcggcggcgccagcGACGGCGCCGTCGTGTTCCACCCGTCCCGCTCGACGACGTACAGCCTCCTGAGCTGCCAGTCCGCCGCGTGCCAGGCGCTGAGCCAGGCGTCCTGCGACGCGGACTCCGAGTGCCAGTACCAGTACGCGTACGGCGACGGCTCGCGCACGATCGGGGTGCTGTCGACCGAGACCTTCAGCTtcgccgccgccggcggcggcggcgagggccAGGTGCGCGTGCCCCGCGTCAGCTTCGGCTGCTCGACGGGCAGCGCCGGCAGCTTCCGCTCCGACGGGCTTGTGGGGCTCGGCGCCGGGGCCCTGTCCCTCGTGTCGCAGCTCGGCGCCGCGGCGCGCATCGCTCGCAGGTTCTCCTACTGCCTCGTCCCGCCCTACGCCGCCGCCAACTCGTCCTCCACCCTCAGCTTCGGCGCCAGGGCCGTCGTGTCGGATCCCGGCGCCGCGTCGACGCCGCTGGTGCCGTCGGAGGTGGACTCGTACTACACCGTCGCTCTGGAGTCCGTCGCGGTCGCCGGGCAGGATGTGGCGTCGGCCAACAGCTCCCGCATCATCGTCGACTCCGGCACGACGCTCACGTTCCTCGACCCGGCGCTGCTGCGGCCGCTGGTGGCGGAGCTGGAGCGCCGGATCAGGCTGCCGCGGGCCCAGCCGCCGGAGCAGCTGCTGCAGCTGTGCTACGACGTGCAGGGGAAGTCCCAGGCGGAGGACTTCGGCATTCCGGACGTGACGCTGCGGTTCGGCGGTGGCGCCTCCGTCACGCTGCGGCCGGAGAACACCTTCTCGTTGCTGGAGGAGGGGACGCTGTGCCTTGTGCTGGTGCCCGTGTCGGAGTCACAGCCTGTGTCCATCCTCGGGAACATCGCGCAGCAGAACTTCCATGTCGGGTACGACCTCGACGCGCGAACGGTCACCTTCGCCGCCGTCGACTGCACCCGCTCGTCGGCCTCCAGCTGA